A stretch of the Proteus sp. ZN5 genome encodes the following:
- the aceE gene encoding pyruvate dehydrogenase (acetyl-transferring), homodimeric type, whose translation MSDMLKNDVDPIETRDWLQAIDSVIREEGVERAQFLIDQVLKQARNGGLNIALGGSVHSDYINTIPAEDEPAYPGNLELERRIRSAIRWNAVMMVLRASKKDLELGGHMASFQSSATLYEVCFNHFFRAQNETDGGDLVYFQGHISPGIYARAFLEGRLTEEQLNNFRQEIGGKGLSSYPHPKLMPEFWQFPTVSMGLGPLSAIYQAKFLKYLNHRGLKDTTKQTVYAFLGDGEMDEPESKGAITIAVREKLDNLCFVINCNLQRLDGPVTGNGKIVNELEGIFAGAGWNVIKVMWGDRWDELLRKDTSGKLIQLMNETLDGDYQTFKSRDGAYVREHFFNRYPETAALVKDMTDDEIWALNRGGHDPKKVFAAFQKAKDTQNQPTVILAQTIKGYGMGETAEGKNIAHQVKKMNMDGVHHFRDRFSIPVADEQIKDLPYITFDKDSEEYKYLHARRQDLGGYLPARRPRFEEKLEIPALEDFSQLLEEQSKEISTTIAFVRALNVMLKNKSIKDRLVPIIADEARTFGMEGLFRQIGIYSPNGQQYTPQDREQVAYYKEDVKGQILQEGINELGAGASWLAAATSYSTNNLPMIPFYIYYSMFGFQRIGDLCWAAGDQQARGFLVGGTSGRTTLNGEGLQHEDGHSHIQSLTIPNCISYDPAFAYEVAVIMQDGLERMYGDKQENVYYYITTLNENYHMPAMPAGVEEGIRKGIYKLESLEGAKGKVQLLGSGSILRHVREAAQILSAEYGIGSDVYSVTSFTELARDGQDCERWNMLHPSEAPRVPYIAQIMNDAPAVASTDYMKLFAEQVRTYVPADDYRVLGTDGFGRSDSRENLRHHFEVDTSYVIVAALGELAKRGEIDVKVVEEAIKKYNINPEKVNPRLA comes from the coding sequence ATGTCAGATATGCTGAAAAATGACGTGGATCCGATCGAAACTCGCGACTGGTTACAAGCGATCGACTCGGTCATCCGTGAAGAAGGTGTTGAGCGTGCACAGTTCCTGATTGATCAGGTATTAAAACAAGCCCGTAATGGTGGTCTTAATATCGCTTTAGGCGGTTCTGTACACAGTGATTATATCAATACCATTCCTGCTGAAGATGAACCCGCTTACCCTGGCAATCTGGAATTAGAGCGTCGTATTCGTTCTGCTATTCGCTGGAACGCAGTAATGATGGTTCTGCGTGCATCCAAAAAAGATTTGGAACTCGGCGGACACATGGCGTCATTCCAATCTTCTGCAACTTTATATGAAGTGTGCTTTAACCACTTCTTCCGTGCGCAAAATGAAACTGATGGCGGTGACTTGGTTTACTTCCAAGGCCATATCTCCCCAGGTATCTACGCTCGTGCATTCTTAGAAGGTCGTTTAACTGAAGAACAATTAAACAATTTCCGTCAAGAGATTGGTGGTAAAGGTTTATCTTCTTATCCGCACCCTAAATTAATGCCTGAATTCTGGCAGTTCCCAACAGTTTCTATGGGTCTGGGACCACTATCTGCAATTTACCAAGCTAAATTCCTGAAATATTTGAATCACCGTGGCTTAAAAGATACGACTAAACAAACTGTTTATGCGTTCTTAGGCGATGGCGAGATGGACGAGCCAGAATCTAAAGGCGCTATCACCATCGCAGTTCGCGAAAAATTAGACAACCTGTGCTTCGTGATTAACTGTAACTTACAGCGTCTTGATGGCCCAGTTACAGGTAACGGCAAAATTGTTAACGAATTAGAAGGTATCTTTGCAGGTGCTGGCTGGAACGTTATCAAAGTAATGTGGGGCGATCGTTGGGATGAGCTTCTGCGTAAAGACACTTCAGGTAAACTCATTCAATTAATGAATGAAACTCTGGATGGTGACTACCAGACATTTAAATCTCGTGACGGCGCTTATGTTCGTGAGCACTTCTTCAATCGTTACCCAGAAACAGCTGCATTAGTTAAAGATATGACTGATGATGAAATCTGGGCATTAAACCGTGGTGGTCACGATCCGAAGAAAGTCTTTGCTGCATTCCAAAAAGCAAAAGACACTCAAAATCAACCAACTGTTATTTTAGCTCAAACCATCAAAGGTTATGGTATGGGTGAAACGGCAGAAGGTAAAAATATTGCTCACCAAGTTAAGAAAATGAACATGGATGGCGTTCACCATTTCCGTGATCGTTTCAGTATTCCTGTTGCTGATGAGCAAATCAAAGACCTGCCTTATATTACTTTTGATAAAGACTCAGAAGAATATAAATACCTGCACGCACGTCGTCAGGATTTAGGTGGTTACCTGCCAGCTCGTCGTCCACGTTTTGAAGAAAAACTGGAGATCCCAGCACTGGAAGATTTCAGCCAATTACTGGAAGAACAATCTAAAGAGATTTCAACAACTATCGCATTCGTTCGTGCTCTGAATGTAATGTTGAAAAACAAATCTATCAAAGATCGTTTAGTTCCAATTATTGCGGACGAAGCTCGTACTTTCGGTATGGAAGGTCTGTTCCGTCAAATCGGTATTTATAGCCCGAATGGCCAACAATATACGCCTCAAGACCGTGAGCAAGTTGCTTACTATAAAGAAGACGTTAAAGGCCAAATTCTGCAAGAAGGTATCAACGAACTGGGTGCTGGCGCATCTTGGTTAGCGGCTGCAACATCTTACAGCACTAACAATCTGCCAATGATCCCATTCTATATCTACTACTCAATGTTTGGTTTCCAACGTATTGGCGACTTATGCTGGGCTGCGGGCGACCAACAAGCACGTGGTTTCTTAGTCGGTGGTACTTCAGGTCGTACAACACTTAATGGTGAAGGTTTACAGCACGAAGATGGCCATAGCCATATTCAATCGCTGACTATTCCTAACTGTATCTCTTATGATCCAGCATTCGCTTATGAAGTTGCTGTTATCATGCAAGATGGTTTAGAGCGTATGTATGGTGATAAACAAGAAAACGTTTATTACTACATCACTACACTGAACGAAAACTACCATATGCCAGCAATGCCAGCCGGTGTTGAAGAAGGTATCCGTAAAGGTATCTATAAACTGGAATCACTGGAAGGCGCGAAAGGTAAAGTTCAGTTACTGGGTTCAGGTTCTATTCTGCGTCACGTTCGTGAAGCAGCACAAATCCTGTCTGCTGAATACGGTATTGGTTCTGATGTGTATAGCGTAACTTCATTCACTGAATTGGCGCGTGATGGTCAAGATTGTGAACGTTGGAACATGCTACATCCATCTGAAGCACCTCGCGTACCTTACATCGCTCAAATTATGAATGATGCGCCAGCCGTTGCGTCTACTGACTACATGAAACTGTTCGCTGAACAAGTTCGTACTTATGTGCCAGCTGATGATTACCGCGTATTAGGTACAGATGGTTTCGGTCGTTCTGATAGCCGTGAAAACCTGCGTCACCACTTTGAAGTTGATACTTCTTATGTGATTGTTGCTGCATTAGGTGAATTAGCTAAACGTGGTGAGATTGATGTGAAGGTTGTTGAAGAAGCAATCAAAAAATACAACATTAACCCTGAAAAAGTAAACCCACGTCTGGCGTAA
- the aceF gene encoding pyruvate dehydrogenase complex dihydrolipoyllysine-residue acetyltransferase produces the protein MSIEIKVPDIGADEVEVTEVMVKVGDRIEEEQSLITVEGDKASMEVPSPQAGVVKEIKIAVGDKVQTGSLIMIFEAEGAAQAAPAQAAAPAPAAAPATAALKEVHVPDIGGDEVEVTEVMVKVGDSVAEEQSLITVEGDKASMEVPAPFAGVVKEIKIATGDKVSTGSLIMVFEVAGSAPVAQAAPAPAASAPAASAVKEVNVPDIGGDEVEVTEVMVKVGDSISEEQSLITVEGDKASMEVPAPFAGVVKEIKIAVGDKVKTGSLIMTFEVAGAAPVAQAPAAAAPAPASSAPAAPAKAQATAPASKEEFVENDAYVHATPVIRRLAREFGVNLAKVKGTGRKGRILREDVQSYVKELIKRAESAPANAGGGLPGMLPWPKVDFSKFGEIEEVELSRIQKISGANLSRNWVMIPHVNLFDEADITEVEEFRKQQNKEAEKKKLDVKITPLVFVMKAAAKALADMPRFNSSISEDGQKLILKKYINIGIAVDTPNGLVVPVFKDVNKKGIIELSYELAEVSKKARAGKLTAADMQGGCFTISSLGGIGTTGFAPIVNAPEVAIMGLSRSSMKPVWNGKEFVPRLILPMSLSFDHRVIDGADGARFITLINQYMSDLRRLVM, from the coding sequence ATGTCTATTGAAATTAAAGTCCCAGATATCGGTGCTGATGAAGTTGAAGTCACCGAAGTGATGGTGAAAGTGGGCGACCGCATTGAGGAAGAACAATCCTTAATCACTGTAGAAGGCGACAAAGCTTCTATGGAAGTTCCATCACCACAAGCGGGTGTGGTTAAAGAGATTAAAATTGCCGTGGGCGACAAAGTCCAAACGGGTTCTCTTATCATGATTTTTGAAGCAGAAGGTGCCGCGCAAGCAGCACCAGCTCAAGCCGCAGCACCTGCACCAGCAGCAGCGCCTGCAACAGCTGCACTGAAAGAAGTTCACGTTCCAGATATCGGCGGTGACGAAGTTGAAGTTACTGAAGTAATGGTAAAAGTGGGCGATAGCGTTGCTGAAGAACAATCACTGATTACTGTTGAAGGCGATAAAGCTTCAATGGAAGTTCCAGCACCATTTGCTGGCGTAGTGAAAGAAATTAAAATTGCAACAGGTGATAAAGTGAGCACAGGCTCTCTTATCATGGTATTTGAAGTTGCAGGTAGCGCACCTGTTGCTCAAGCAGCACCAGCACCTGCGGCATCTGCGCCAGCAGCATCTGCTGTGAAAGAAGTGAATGTTCCAGATATCGGCGGTGACGAAGTTGAAGTGACTGAAGTGATGGTGAAAGTAGGTGATTCCATCTCTGAAGAACAATCACTGATCACTGTTGAAGGTGACAAAGCTTCTATGGAAGTTCCAGCACCATTTGCTGGTGTGGTTAAAGAGATCAAAATTGCAGTGGGCGACAAAGTGAAAACTGGCTCACTGATCATGACTTTCGAAGTTGCCGGTGCAGCACCTGTTGCTCAAGCACCAGCGGCAGCCGCGCCAGCGCCAGCAAGTTCTGCTCCGGCAGCACCAGCTAAAGCACAAGCGACTGCGCCAGCATCGAAAGAAGAGTTTGTTGAAAATGATGCTTACGTTCATGCAACACCTGTTATTCGTCGCTTAGCGCGTGAATTCGGTGTGAATTTAGCGAAAGTAAAAGGTACAGGTCGTAAAGGTCGTATCTTACGTGAAGACGTTCAGTCTTACGTGAAAGAGTTAATTAAACGTGCTGAATCAGCACCAGCTAACGCAGGTGGTGGATTACCAGGCATGTTACCTTGGCCGAAAGTTGACTTCAGCAAATTTGGTGAAATTGAAGAAGTTGAATTAAGCCGTATCCAGAAAATCTCTGGTGCTAACTTAAGCCGTAACTGGGTGATGATCCCTCACGTAAATCTGTTTGATGAAGCAGATATCACTGAGGTTGAAGAATTCCGTAAACAGCAAAATAAAGAAGCAGAGAAGAAAAAACTGGATGTTAAGATCACTCCGTTAGTCTTCGTAATGAAAGCAGCCGCGAAAGCACTGGCAGATATGCCACGCTTTAACAGCTCTATCTCTGAAGATGGACAAAAACTGATCCTGAAAAAATACATCAATATCGGTATTGCTGTAGATACACCGAACGGTCTTGTTGTTCCTGTTTTCAAAGATGTTAACAAAAAAGGCATTATCGAACTGTCTTATGAGTTAGCTGAAGTTTCTAAGAAAGCACGTGCAGGTAAACTGACAGCAGCAGATATGCAAGGCGGATGCTTCACTATTTCTAGCCTTGGTGGTATCGGTACTACCGGTTTTGCACCAATCGTTAACGCACCAGAAGTTGCGATTATGGGACTTTCCCGTTCATCTATGAAGCCAGTATGGAACGGTAAAGAATTCGTACCACGCTTGATTTTACCAATGTCATTATCTTTCGATCACCGTGTGATCGATGGTGCTGACGGTGCTCGATTCATCACTCTGATTAATCAGTACATGAGTGATTTACGTCGTTTGGTAATGTAA
- the lpdA gene encoding dihydrolipoyl dehydrogenase has protein sequence MSTEIKAQVVVLGAGPAGYSAAFRCADLGLETVLVERHSTLGGVCLNVGCIPSKALLHVAKVIEEAKALSEHGVVFDAPKTDIDKIRIWKDKVISQLTGGLAGMAKGRKVTVVNGEARFTGSHTLSVEGAEGTTTITFDNAIVAAGSRPIELPFIPHEDPRVWDSTDALQLKTVPERLLVMGGGIIGLEMGTVYHSLGSQIDVVEMFDQVIPAADKDVVKVFTKRISKKFNLMLETKVTAVEAKEDGIYVTMEGKKAPAEPQRYDAVLVAIGRVPNGKLLDAGKAGIEVDDRGFIHVDKQMRTNVPHIFAIGDIVGQPMLAHKGVHEGHVAAEVISGKKHYFDPKVIPSIAYTEPEVAWVGMTEKEAKEKGVSYEVASFPWAASGRAIASDCADGMTKLIFDKETNRVIGGAIVGSNGGELLGEIGLAIEMGCDAEDIALTIHAHPTLYESIGMAAEVFEGSITDLPNPKAKKKK, from the coding sequence ATGAGTACTGAAATTAAAGCACAGGTAGTGGTTCTGGGTGCAGGCCCTGCGGGTTATTCCGCGGCGTTCCGTTGCGCTGACTTAGGTTTAGAAACAGTTTTAGTAGAACGCCACTCTACTTTAGGTGGTGTTTGTCTGAACGTGGGTTGTATCCCTTCTAAAGCGTTACTCCACGTTGCTAAAGTTATCGAAGAAGCGAAAGCATTATCTGAACACGGTGTTGTATTTGACGCACCAAAAACAGATATCGACAAAATTCGCATCTGGAAAGATAAAGTTATTTCTCAGTTAACGGGTGGCTTAGCTGGCATGGCTAAAGGCCGTAAAGTTACTGTCGTTAATGGCGAAGCACGATTCACTGGTTCTCACACATTGTCTGTTGAAGGTGCTGAAGGTACAACTACCATCACTTTTGATAATGCAATCGTTGCTGCCGGCTCACGTCCAATCGAATTACCATTCATTCCACATGAAGACCCACGTGTATGGGACTCAACAGATGCACTGCAACTGAAAACTGTACCAGAGCGTTTACTGGTTATGGGTGGCGGTATCATTGGTCTGGAAATGGGTACGGTTTATCACTCTCTGGGTTCTCAGATTGACGTAGTTGAAATGTTTGATCAGGTTATTCCTGCTGCTGATAAAGACGTGGTTAAAGTATTTACCAAACGTATCAGCAAGAAATTTAACCTGATGTTAGAAACCAAAGTAACTGCGGTTGAAGCAAAAGAAGATGGCATCTACGTAACAATGGAAGGCAAAAAAGCCCCAGCAGAACCACAACGTTACGATGCAGTATTAGTTGCTATCGGTCGTGTACCTAACGGTAAACTGTTAGACGCAGGTAAAGCAGGTATCGAAGTTGATGATCGTGGCTTTATCCATGTTGATAAACAAATGCGTACTAATGTACCTCACATCTTTGCTATCGGTGACATCGTTGGTCAACCAATGCTGGCTCACAAAGGTGTCCATGAAGGTCACGTTGCAGCAGAAGTTATCTCTGGTAAGAAACATTACTTCGATCCTAAAGTTATTCCATCAATCGCTTATACTGAACCAGAAGTTGCATGGGTTGGTATGACGGAAAAAGAAGCGAAAGAGAAAGGCGTTAGCTATGAAGTAGCTTCTTTCCCTTGGGCAGCATCAGGCCGTGCAATCGCATCAGATTGTGCAGATGGTATGACTAAACTGATTTTCGACAAAGAAACTAACCGTGTTATCGGTGGTGCAATTGTTGGTTCTAACGGTGGTGAACTGTTAGGTGAAATCGGTCTGGCAATCGAAATGGGTTGTGATGCTGAAGATATCGCATTAACTATCCACGCTCACCCAACGTTATACGAATCAATCGGTATGGCTGCGGAAGTATTTGAAGGTAGTATCACTGACCTGCCAAATCCAAAAGCGAAAAAGAAAAAATAA
- the acnB gene encoding bifunctional aconitate hydratase 2/2-methylisocitrate dehydratase gives MLEEYRKHVAERAAEGVVPKPLDATQTAALVELLKNPPKGEEEFLLDLIVNRVPPGVDEAAYVKAGFLTALAKGETTSPLITPEKAVELLGTMQGGYNIHALIGSLDNDKLAPIAAKALSHTLLMFDNFYDVEEKAKAGNTYAKQIMQSWADAQWFTERPALAEKITVTVFKVTGETNTDDLSPAPDAWSRPDIPLHALAMLKNAREGIEPDQPGSVGPIKQIEALNKKGFPLAYVGDVVGTGSSRKSATNSVLWFMGDDIPFVPNKRGGGVVLGGKIAPIFFNTMEDAGALPIEVDVSKLNMGDVIDIYPYKGEIRNHETNELLETFELKTEVLIDEVRAGGRIPLIIGRGLTSKARESLGLPVSTLFRHAKPVAESNRGFSLAQKMVGRACGRTGIRPGEYCEPKMTSVGSQDTTGPMTRDELKDLACLGFSADLVMQSFCHTAAYPKPVDVTTHHTLPDFIMNRGGVSLRPGDGIIHSWLNRMLLPDTVGTGGDSHTRFPIGISFPAGSGLVAFAAATGVMPLDMPESVLVRFKGKMQPGVTLRDLVHAIPYYAIQDGLLTVEKKGKKNIFSGRILEIEGLPELKVEQAFELADASAERSAAGCTIKLDKAPIIEYLQSNIILLKWMIAEGYGDRRTIERRITSMENWLKDPQLLEADADAEYAAVIEIDLNEIKEPILCAPNDPDDARLLSEVANSKIDEVFIGSCMTNIGHFRAAGKLLDQHKGQLPTRLWVAPPTKMDAAQLTEEGYYSVFGKSGARIEVPGCSLCMGNQARVADGATVVSTSTRNFPNRLGTGANVYLASAELAAVASLLGRLPEPQEYLDFMNKVDETAEDTYRYLNFDQLEQYTDKADQVIFQTTV, from the coding sequence GTGCTAGAAGAATACCGTAAGCACGTAGCAGAGCGTGCAGCTGAAGGTGTCGTTCCAAAACCTCTCGATGCCACACAAACAGCCGCACTTGTTGAGCTATTAAAAAATCCCCCTAAAGGTGAAGAAGAATTTCTTCTTGATTTAATTGTTAACCGCGTTCCACCCGGAGTTGATGAAGCTGCCTATGTTAAGGCGGGTTTTTTAACTGCCCTCGCGAAAGGCGAAACCACATCACCTCTTATCACTCCAGAAAAAGCAGTTGAATTATTAGGTACTATGCAAGGTGGCTATAATATCCATGCTTTAATTGGCTCTCTGGATAACGATAAATTAGCACCAATTGCAGCTAAAGCGCTTTCTCATACATTACTGATGTTTGATAACTTCTATGATGTTGAAGAAAAAGCGAAAGCAGGTAACACCTATGCTAAGCAAATCATGCAATCTTGGGCTGACGCACAGTGGTTCACTGAGCGCCCAGCATTAGCAGAAAAAATTACTGTTACCGTATTTAAAGTCACTGGTGAAACTAATACCGATGACTTATCTCCAGCACCTGATGCTTGGTCTCGTCCTGATATCCCATTACATGCTTTAGCAATGCTGAAGAATGCGCGCGAAGGCATTGAACCCGATCAACCGGGTAGCGTAGGCCCTATCAAACAAATCGAAGCGTTAAATAAAAAAGGCTTCCCTTTGGCTTATGTTGGTGATGTTGTAGGTACTGGCTCCTCACGTAAATCAGCAACTAACTCTGTACTTTGGTTTATGGGAGACGATATTCCTTTCGTTCCTAATAAACGCGGTGGTGGTGTTGTTCTTGGTGGTAAAATCGCGCCTATCTTTTTTAATACTATGGAAGACGCGGGTGCACTCCCTATCGAAGTTGATGTTTCTAAATTAAATATGGGTGATGTCATTGATATTTACCCATACAAAGGTGAAATTCGTAACCATGAAACAAATGAGTTATTGGAAACCTTTGAACTGAAAACTGAAGTGTTAATTGATGAAGTTCGTGCCGGTGGTCGTATTCCATTGATCATTGGTCGTGGATTAACGTCTAAAGCGCGTGAATCACTAGGTTTACCAGTTAGCACACTGTTCCGTCATGCTAAACCTGTTGCAGAAAGCAACCGTGGTTTCTCGCTAGCTCAAAAAATGGTAGGTCGTGCTTGTGGCCGTACTGGTATTCGCCCAGGCGAATATTGCGAGCCAAAAATGACCTCAGTAGGTTCACAAGATACAACAGGCCCAATGACTCGTGATGAGCTAAAAGACTTGGCGTGCCTTGGTTTCTCTGCTGATTTGGTGATGCAATCATTCTGTCATACTGCTGCTTATCCAAAACCAGTAGACGTTACAACACATCACACTTTGCCTGACTTTATTATGAACCGTGGTGGTGTTTCACTGCGTCCGGGCGATGGTATTATCCACTCGTGGTTAAACCGTATGTTACTACCTGATACTGTCGGTACAGGTGGAGACTCGCATACTCGTTTCCCTATTGGTATCTCATTCCCAGCAGGTTCTGGCCTAGTGGCTTTTGCTGCGGCAACAGGGGTTATGCCATTAGATATGCCAGAATCTGTTCTGGTACGTTTTAAAGGCAAAATGCAACCGGGTGTGACACTGCGTGATTTAGTTCATGCTATTCCTTATTACGCAATTCAAGATGGTTTACTGACAGTTGAGAAAAAAGGTAAGAAGAATATTTTCTCTGGTCGTATTCTTGAAATTGAAGGCCTACCAGAACTGAAAGTAGAACAAGCATTTGAGCTTGCTGATGCATCAGCAGAACGTTCAGCGGCGGGTTGTACTATTAAACTGGATAAAGCGCCAATTATTGAGTACCTGCAATCTAATATCATCTTGCTGAAATGGATGATTGCTGAAGGTTATGGCGATCGTCGTACTATTGAACGTCGTATCACTTCAATGGAAAATTGGTTGAAAGATCCACAATTACTTGAAGCTGATGCAGATGCAGAATATGCAGCAGTGATCGAAATTGATTTAAATGAGATCAAAGAGCCAATTCTATGTGCGCCGAACGATCCAGATGATGCTCGCCTGTTATCTGAAGTGGCAAACAGCAAAATTGATGAAGTATTTATTGGTTCTTGTATGACCAATATTGGTCACTTCCGCGCTGCGGGTAAACTGCTTGATCAACACAAAGGTCAGTTACCAACACGTTTATGGGTTGCTCCACCAACAAAGATGGATGCAGCGCAATTAACGGAAGAGGGCTACTATAGCGTCTTTGGTAAGAGTGGAGCTCGTATCGAAGTGCCCGGATGTTCACTATGTATGGGCAACCAAGCACGTGTTGCTGATGGTGCAACTGTTGTTTCAACCTCGACACGTAACTTCCCTAACCGCTTAGGTACAGGCGCTAATGTGTATCTTGCTTCTGCGGAGCTTGCGGCGGTCGCTTCATTACTAGGTCGTTTACCAGAGCCACAAGAGTATCTGGATTTCATGAATAAAGTGGATGAAACCGCGGAAGATACTTATCGCTATCTAAACTTTGACCAACTAGAGCAATATACCGATAAAGCAGACCAAGTTATTTTTCAAACAACGGTATAA
- the tnpA gene encoding IS200/IS605 family transposase: MGIKAQSSAHTKWLCKYHIVFSPKYRRKVIFNKIRSSIGEILRDLCKYKGVEIIEGHLMPDHVHMLVSIPPKICVSSFMGYLKGKSSLMIFDRHANLKYKFGNRKFWAEGFYVTTVGLNEATIQKYIREQEKSDLISDKLSSKEYENPFKG; the protein is encoded by the coding sequence ATGGGCATTAAAGCACAAAGCTCAGCACATACAAAGTGGCTGTGTAAATACCATATCGTCTTTTCGCCGAAATATAGACGGAAAGTGATTTTTAATAAAATTCGTTCAAGTATAGGTGAAATCCTTCGAGACCTTTGTAAATATAAAGGTGTGGAAATAATCGAAGGGCATCTTATGCCAGATCATGTTCATATGTTAGTGAGTATTCCACCGAAGATATGCGTATCAAGTTTCATGGGATATTTGAAAGGTAAAAGTTCGTTGATGATCTTTGATAGACATGCCAATCTCAAATATAAATTTGGCAACAGAAAGTTTTGGGCGGAAGGGTTCTATGTCACAACAGTTGGACTCAATGAAGCCACAATTCAAAAGTATATCAGAGAGCAAGAAAAGTCGGATTTAATCTCGGATAAATTGAGCAGTAAAGAATATGAAAACCCCTTCAAGGGGTAA
- a CDS encoding YacL family protein: protein MDYEFQRDLTGGILARFSMDHEAIGYWLNDEIQGDISLIDQILEEMEGIKGSERQWELIGKEYSLSIDDEEVMIRANTLHFETDEMEEGMSYYDNESISFCGLDDFATMLQKYRLFILENRGN, encoded by the coding sequence ATGGATTATGAATTTCAGCGAGATCTCACTGGCGGTATACTAGCCCGTTTTTCGATGGATCATGAAGCAATAGGCTATTGGCTGAATGATGAAATTCAGGGTGACATTAGTCTTATCGATCAAATTCTTGAAGAAATGGAAGGTATTAAAGGTAGTGAAAGACAGTGGGAACTTATCGGTAAAGAATACAGTCTTTCTATTGATGACGAAGAAGTAATGATAAGAGCAAATACCTTGCATTTTGAAACAGATGAAATGGAAGAAGGGATGAGCTATTACGATAACGAAAGCATCTCTTTTTGTGGTTTAGATGATTTTGCTACCATGCTGCAAAAATATCGGTTATTTATTCTGGAAAACAGAGGGAATTAA
- the mscS gene encoding small-conductance mechanosensitive channel MscS translates to MNELPASLDEATGWFVANQDLFIQYAVNIIAAFLILFIGLFVAKMIGKGVARVLTLRHIDATVVTFLSVLVRYTVVAFTLIAVLGRLGVQTASVIAVLGAAGLAVGLALQGSLSNFAAGVLIVIFRPIRADEYVMIGSVEGTVKDVQIFSTTLRSADDRIIVIPNSKIISSEVINLSREPNRRTQIIVGVAYDADIDKVKQVLGDVVAKDKRIQHDKGVTIRLHEMAPSSLNFVVRVWTTNGDAWPVYWDLMEDFKRALDANNIGIPFPQMDVYMHQTQSATAKAE, encoded by the coding sequence ATGAATGAATTACCCGCTAGTTTAGATGAAGCAACAGGTTGGTTTGTGGCAAATCAGGATCTCTTTATTCAATATGCTGTGAATATTATTGCTGCATTTTTGATCCTGTTTATTGGTCTTTTTGTGGCAAAAATGATTGGTAAAGGTGTCGCAAGAGTTTTAACGTTGCGCCACATTGATGCCACTGTTGTCACATTTCTGTCAGTTCTTGTTCGTTATACCGTTGTTGCTTTTACCTTAATTGCGGTATTAGGACGATTAGGGGTTCAAACAGCATCTGTTATTGCGGTATTAGGTGCTGCTGGTTTAGCTGTTGGTTTAGCATTACAAGGTTCGCTGTCTAACTTTGCAGCTGGTGTACTAATTGTTATTTTCCGTCCGATCCGTGCTGATGAGTATGTGATGATCGGTTCTGTTGAAGGTACAGTGAAAGATGTGCAGATTTTTTCAACCACATTACGCTCAGCCGATGACAGAATTATTGTTATTCCAAATAGCAAAATTATCAGTAGTGAAGTTATCAACTTAAGTCGTGAGCCAAATCGTCGTACACAAATTATTGTTGGTGTGGCTTATGATGCTGATATTGATAAAGTGAAACAAGTGCTGGGTGACGTTGTTGCTAAAGACAAACGTATTCAACATGATAAAGGCGTGACTATCCGTTTACATGAAATGGCACCGTCTTCATTAAACTTTGTGGTACGTGTTTGGACAACTAATGGTGATGCATGGCCTGTTTATTGGGATCTAATGGAAGATTTTAAACGTGCATTAGACGCGAATAATATCGGTATTCCATTCCCACAAATGGATGTTTATATGCATCAAACACAAAGTGCGACAGCGAAAGCAGAGTAG